Genomic segment of Deltaproteobacteria bacterium:
GGAACTCGATCATGCGGCGCGGCGCGTCGAGAAAATCGAGCGCGTGCTTGGTGGGCGGGGTGTCGAGCACGATGAGTTCGTAGTCGGTGTTGCCGGCGATCTCGTAGAGCTTTTCCATCGCCGAGTATTCCTCGCTGCCCGCCAGCGCGCCCACGACCTGCTGATAGTAGTGGTTGCGCAGGATGCGGTCGCGGGTCTCGGCGTTCGGCGCGATGCGATCGACGAGGTCGTCGAACGTGCGTTTCACGTCGAGCATCATGCCCCACAGCTCGCCCTTCGCGCCCGGGCCGAGGGCAACGCGGCTCGCTTTGTTTCCGAGTTCCGCGAGGCCCAGCGAATCGGCGAGGCGCCGCGCGGGATCGATGGTGAGCACGAGCGTCTTGCGCCCTTCCGTCGCGGCGCGCACGGCGATCGCGGCGGAGACGGTCGTCTTGCCGACGCCGCCCGATCCGCAGCAGATCACCACTCGCCGGCTTTTTACGAATTCCTGGAACGACACGCGCAATCCGCCGTTCGCCGCCGGTCGCTCATTTGAGGCCGGAGGTCATGTCCATGATGGGCAGCATGATCGACAGGATGATGAGCAGCACGACCCCCGCCATGACCAGCAGGATCAGCGGCTCGAGCAGCGACATCATCGCCTGGATCGTGGACGTGACATCGCGGTCGTAGGCGTCGGCGATGCGGAAGAGCATGTCCTCCAGCTCGCCGGTCTGTTCGCCGACCGCGACCATATGAATCACCATCGGCGGAAACACGCCGGAGTTTTCCAGCGGCTTCGCGATCGACTGCCCCTCGCGAATGTTGTCGCGGGAATATTCGATCGCCTTTTCGATGATGACGTTGTTGACGACGTTTTTGACGATGTTCATCGCGTTGATGATCGGCACGCCCGATTGCAGCAACGTGGCCAACGTGCGCGAGAAACGGCTGACGGCGGTCTTGCGGATGATCGCGCCGAAGATCGGCATTTTTAGAACGAAGGCATCCCAGGTTTTGCGCCCCTTGGGGGTCGCCTGCCAGCGCTTGAACGCGTAAAACGCCGCGCCCATCACCGCGAGGATCAGCCACCAGTAGCCGCGCGCGAAGTTGGCGAACGTGAGCAACGCCATCGTGATCGGCGGCAGCGCCTTGTTCATGCCCGCGAAGATCTGCGAGAGCTTCGGGATGACGAAGACCAC
This window contains:
- a CDS encoding type II secretion system F family protein, with amino-acid sequence VVFVIPKLSQIFAGMNKALPPITMALLTFANFARGYWWLILAVMGAAFYAFKRWQATPKGRKTWDAFVLKMPIFGAIIRKTAVSRFSRTLATLLQSGVPIINAMNIVKNVVNNVIIEKAIEYSRDNIREGQSIAKPLENSGVFPPMVIHMVAVGEQTGELEDMLFRIADAYDRDVTSTIQAMMSLLEPLILLVMAGVVLLIILSIMLPIMDMTSGLK